The segment GCTGGCGCCGGTGCTCGCCCGCGCCCTGCGGCTGGTCCCGGCCGGCGGGCGCGTGCACCTGGCGACCGGCCCGGATGGCCTTCTCGGCACCGAGGCGGCGCTGACCCGTCTGGCGCAAGGCCGCCGGGTCGAGATCCACCTGCTGCTTGACCCGCTGGAAACCGCGCCGCCGCGCCCGGCGCTGGCGGTCAGCGATGGCGCGGCCAGCCGCTTCGGCCGGCTGGCGCCCTTCGACCCGCAACCGCTGCTGGCGCATCTGCGGCAGCTCGGCGCCAGCCCGCATCTGGTCCCGCCCGATGACGCAGGATGAGCTGATCGCCGTCCTGGCCCCCAGCCGGCTGCCGGCGACCCTGCTGAACCCCGGCTGGCGCGAATTCCTCGCCCTGTTCGGGCTGGGGCTGCTGCTGGCGCTGCTGCTCGCCGCCCTGCTTTCGCCGCTGCTGGTGCGCCGCGTCTCGCGCCGGGCCCGCATCCGCGCCACCCGCGGCATGCCCCCGCAGGACCGGCTGCTGGCCATCGCCCGCATCCTGGGCCGGCTGCCCGAACCGCTGCGCCCCGCCGCCTACGGCGCCGCTGCCGCCCCCGACGAGGCCGAGATCGAGCGCATCGCCCTGCGCCGCGGACGGGTCCGATGACCCTGGCCTTTCCCTTGGCGCTGCTGTTGCTGCCGCTGCCGCTGCTGGTCCGGCTGCTGCCACCGCTGGGCGCACGGGGTGGATTGCGGGTGCCGGGCCATGTCTTCGCCAGCGTCAGCGACCGAAGCGCCGGCCGCTCGGGCCTGGTGCTGGCGGTGCTGGCCTGGGTGGCGCTGGTGGTGGCACTGGCCGGGCCGGGCATCAGTCGGCAAAGCCCGATGCTGCCCGCCTCGGGCCGCGATATCGTGCTAGCGCTGGATCTGTCGGGCAGCATGGCCAAGCAGGATTTCGCGCTGGACGGCCAGCCGATCTCGCGCCTTGATGCGGTCAAGCGCGTGGCCTCGCGCTTTGTCGCGGCCCGCAAGGGCGACCGGATCGGGCTGGTGATCTTCGGCGAGCGCGCCTATTTCGCCCAGCCGATCACCTTCGACGTCGCCGCCGTGGCCCAGGCCATCGACGAGGCGCAGATCGGCATTTCCGGCAAAGCCACCGCGATCTCGGACGGGCTGGGCCTGGCCCTGCGGCGGCTGGCGCAAAGCCGCGCGCCGACGCGGATCGTGGTGCTGCTGTCGGACGGCATCGACACCTCGGGGCAAGTGGGCGCGGTGGATGCGGCGCGGCTGGCGGCACGGCACGGCATCCGCATCCACACCATCGCGCTTGGCCCCGACGATCTGGAAACCCGGCCCAAAGCCCGCGACGCCGTGGATGCCCGCACCCTGCGCGAAGTCGCCGAGGCCGCCGGCGGCACCAGCTTCCGCGTGCGCGGCATGACGGACCTGGCCCGGATGGCCGCGACGCTGGACGCGCTGGAGCCCAACCCCTCGGACCGCCCGCCGCTGCGCTACTGGCAATCGCTGTGGATCTGGCCTGCCCTGCTGGCGCTGGCGGCGCTGCTGGCCATGGCCGGCAGGGGCGTGTGGACCGGCGCAGGGCCCGGCGGCAGGGGGCGGCCATGATCCTGCTGCGCCCCTGGTGGCTGGCGGCACTGCCGCTGCTTGCGCTGGTCGCCGCCTGGCTGTGGCGGCGCGGGCCCGAGGCCGGCGGCTGGCAGACGGTGCTGCCGGCGCCGATGCTGGCGGGATTGGCGGCGCTTGGCTGGCTGGACGCGGGCGGGCGGCTGGCGCGGATGCTGCCGCTGGCCGGCGCGGCGGCGCTGGTGCTGGGCCTGTCGGGCCCGGCGCTGCCGCGCGACGACGCGCCGGTCTTTGCGCAAAGCGATGCGGTGCTGCTGGCGCTGGACCTGTCGGCCTCGGTCGCCGGGGGCGCGCAGGCGCAGGGGTTGAAGGACGCGCAGGCCGCCGCCGCGCAGCTGATCGCCGGGCTTGCCGGCCGGCCGGTCGGGTTGATCCTCTATGCGCGCGAGGCCTATGCCGCCGCCGCGCCGACCACCGATCCGCAGGTGCTGGAAAGCCTGATCGCGGTGCTGGACCCCCAGACCCTGCCCGACAAGGGCAGCAACCCCGCCGCCGCCATGGCGCTGGCCGGGCAGATGCTGGCCGGGACGGAACGCGCCGACCTGGTGCTGGTCTCGGATGGCGGCGGGGCGGGCGACCCTGCGGCGCTGGCCGAGGCGGAACGGCTGCGCGCCTCTGGCATCGGCCTTTGGGCATTGACGCTGCGGGGCGAACGCGGCCTGGACGAGGCGGGGCTGCGCGGGCTTGCCCTTGAAGGGCTGGCCCCCGCCACCACGCCGCAAACGGTCATTGCCGGGCTGGGCCGCTCGGGTCTGGCCACCGATCCGATGCTGGCGGGGCTGCGCTACCGCGATCTCGGGCCGCTGGTCGCGGCGCTGGCACTGCTGCCGCTGCTCATCCGCTTCCGGAGGCAGTCATGAAGCCGTGGCTGATCCTGGCCCTGGCACTTGGCTGCCTGGCGCTGGCGGGGCCGCTGGCGCTGGGGCGGCTGGCGCTGGCGGCCGGCCTGCCGCGGCTGGCCGCGCCGCTGCTCTCCGACCCGGCGGAGCGGGGCGTGGCTCTGTATCGTGCCGGCGATTACGCGGCGGCCGATGCGGCCTTTGCCGATGCGGGCCGGACCCAGACCTACAATCGCGGCCTGAGTCTGGCGGCGACCGGCGATTACCTGTTGTCGCAGGCCTATTTCGACGCCGTGCTGTTCTCGAACCCCGCCGATGCCGAGGCGCGGCGCAACCGCGACCTGGTCGCCGCCATGGTGCCGCCCGAAACCGGCGACAGCATCGCGCCCGGCCGCATCGCCGGGGCCGGCGGCCTCGGCCCGGGCGAGGAGACCGCGGCCACCACCGCCGGCATCCTTGCCATCCACTGGAAGCGGGACGTCGATGCAAGGGGCATCGCCGCCAGCGACGCCTGGCTGGCCACCATCCCCGACGATCCGGGCGAATTCCTGAAGCTGCGGCTGAAGGCGGAATACGACCGCCGCGCCGCCCTGGGCCTGATCCGCCCGGCCGAGGGCGAGCCATGGTAAGACGCCCGCCCTTATTCCTGGTCCCCCTGTGGGCGCTTCTGCTGCTGGCACTGCCGGCGGCGGCGCAGGACAGCCTGCGCCTGATCCTGCCCAAGATGCAGCCGGTGGTGGGCGAGATGATCCCGGTCACCATCCGCGGCGAATATACCGGCTGGATCGCGCTCGAGGAGATGACCTTTCCCGATTCCGCCGGTTACGACTGGATCCAGCTCGGCCCCGACGAATGGCGCGACGAACGGGTCGAGGGCCGGTCCCGCCGCATCTTCCAACGCCATGTGGCGGTGTTCGCCCGCCGCCCGGGCAGTCTGGAGATTGGCCCGGTCAGCCATCACCTGACCAAGGCCGAGGGCAATGCCCGCCTGCCGGCCGAGGTGATCGCACCCCCCGTCTCGATCGACGTGCAGCCCTATCCGGCGCCCGGCACGCCGCTGGTGACGCGCAGCCTGAAGGTCACCGACGAGCTGTCGGGCGACCCGGCCCGGATCAGCGACGACCAGACCATCCTGCGCCGCATCACCCTGACCGCCGAGGGCACCATGGCCCATCTGCTGCCGCCGCGCCCCGAGCTGCGCGAGCGCTGGCTGATCAGCTTCACCGCCCCCGAACGCCGCGAGACCCGGCTGACCGAGCGCGGCCCGGTCGCCTTCGTGCAATGGGAATGGCACCTGCGGCCGATCACCGGCGAACAGGGCACGCTGCCGTCGATGCGGTTTTCCTGGTTCGACGCCAACAAGCGCGAGATGCGCGGCGACATCACCCGGCCGATTCCCTTCGGCTATGGCAAGCAGTCCGAAAATCTGGGCGGCGCGGCGATGGTGCCCAGGGGCCTGGCCTGGCAGGCGCTGGCCGCCCTGGCCGCGGGCTGCCTGGCCGGTCTGGCGCTGCTGCTGCGGGATCGCGGCTTCAGGCCGGTCCGGGGCCTGCAGCGCCTCTGGCACCGGCTGAGGCCCAACCGCGCCCTGCCGGCGCTGCGTGCCGCGGCGCGCGGCGACGACCTGTTCGCCCTGCGCCGCGCGGCCGAGGATTATGTCCGGGCCGAGAGCCAGGCGGGCCGCCAGCCGCGCCCGACCGCGATTGCGCGTCTGGACGCGGCGCTGTTCGGCCCGGTGCCGGCGCCGGATTTCGACCGCGCCGGCTTCCTGCGCGAACTGACCGGACGCTGACCGGGATCAGGCGGCGGCGCGGCGCATGGCGGCGGCCTCGATCGCGGCTTCCAGGATGTCCAGCGCCTCCTCCAGCTGTGCCTGCGGGATGGTCAGCGGCGGCAGCAGGCGGATGACGTTGTAGCGGGTGCCGCAGGACAGCAGGATCAGCCCGCGTGTCTCGGCCTCGGCCACGATGGCAGCGGTCAGGGCCGCGTCGGGCGCATTGCTGGCCCGGTCCGTCACCAGCTCGAAGGCGTTCATGGCGCCCAGGCCGCGCACATCGCCGATGCATTCCATGCCCTGCCGCGCCGCGATGGCGGCCAGGCGGGCGCGGATCGTCTCGCCGATGTCGGCGGCGCGTTCGCAAAGCCCCTCCTCCCCGATCACGTCCAGCACCGCATGGGCGGCGGCCACGGCCAGCGGGTTGCCGGCATAGGTGCCGCCGATCCCGCCCGGAGGCGCCGCATCGACGATCTCGGCCCGGCCGGTGACGGCCGAAAGCGGGAAGCCGCCGGCCAGCCCCTTGGCCATGGTCACCAGGTCGGGCACCACGCCGGAATGCTGGAAGCCGAACATGCGGCCGGTGCGCGCCATGCCGGCCTGCACCTCGTCGCCGATCAGCACGATACCGTGCCGGTCGCAGATCGCGCGCAAGGCACGCAGGAAACCGGCAGGGGCGATATTGAAGCCGCCCTCGCCCTGCACCGGCTCGATGATCATCGCCGCGATGCGCTCGGGATCGACGGACGAGGCAAACAATCGCTCAATATGCTGAACGGCATCCGCCTCGGATATGCCATGGAAGGCGTTCGGGAAGGGCGCATGCAAGATCTCGGCCGGCATGGCGCCGAAGCCCTTCTTATAGGGCGCGACCTTGCCGGTCAGGGCCATGCCCAGCAGCGTGCGGCCGTGGAAGGCGCCGGAAAAGGCGATGATGCCCGAACGGCCGGTATGGGCCCGCGCCATCTTCACCGCATTCTCCACCGCCTCGGCGCCAGTGGTGACCAGCATGGTCTTCTTGGCGAAATCGCCCGGCGTCGCGGCATTCAGCCGCTCGGCCAGCCGGACATACCCTTCATAGGGCGCGACATGGAAACAGGTATGGGTAAAGGACTCGGCCTGGCGGGCGACGGCGGCCATGATCCGCGGATGGCGATGGCCGGTATTGTTCACCGCGATGCCGGCGGCGAAGTCGATGAAGCGGCGCCCATCGGCATCCCACAGCTCGGCATTTTCGGCACGGGTGGCAAAGATGCCGCGCGTCGCGACCCCCTGCGCCACAGCGGCGCTCTTGCGGGCGATAAGATCGGTATTGCTGGTCATGCAGGCCCCCTGATTCTTCCAGGAAGACATAGCATCGCTCAATATCTTGCGCAATGGGTTTCGCCAAGCCCGACCTGCCCGCGCGGGCTTTCTCTGCCCGACCATGAGGCGGGCGGGGGCCGTATCCGGATCGGCGACCATGAACGCCGCTCGCGCGGGCTGCGGCGATGGCGGCGCTGCACGGCAAGTGGCCGGACGCCTCCGCTCAAAGTCCAGCCTTCGGCCCCCAGCGGGAGCCGCGGCCGGCAGGGATAGCCAGCCATGCGGCGCGGCGCTCATGCCCGGGCGGGCAGGATCCGTCCGGTGCAGGGACCGAGGCCGATGCGATAACCCTCGCCCTGGGCCTGCGCGAACAGCCCGACCTCGTCGCCATCCTCAAGGAAGGTGCGCGGCGTGCCCTTCACCATGACCGGCAGCTTGCCGCCCGCGGTCATCTCCAGCAGCGCCCCGGTCTGTTCGCGCGCCGGACCGCTGATGGTGCCCGAGCCCAACAGGTCGCCAACCCGCATCGGGCAGCCAGAGCTGCTGTGATGCGCCAGCTGCTGGGCGCTGGAATAATACATGACGTTGTAATTGGTCCGGCCCATGACCTGGCCGTTCAGCGTCCAGCCGATCTCGAGGTCGTAAAGCCCCGGCCGCGCTTCCTGCAGATAGGGCAACAGCGGGTTCACCCGCTCGGCGCCCGCGCAGCGGAACGGTTCCAGCGCCGCCTGCGTCACCACCCAGGCGCCGATGGTGGTGCCAAGCGCCTTGGACTGGAACGGGCCCAGCGGCTGGTATTCCCAGGCCTGCACGTCGCGCGCCGACCAGTCATTCAGCAGCACATAGCCGAAGATCATCGCCTCGGCCGCCTCGACCCCCAGCCGTTCGCCCATGCGGCTGTCGGCGCCAACGACGGCGCCCAGCTCCAGTTCCAGGTCCAGCCGTCGGCAGGGCACCCATTCCGGCCCGGCCTCGCCCCGCACCTGTCCCATCGGCCGCCGGATCGGCGTGCCCGAGACCACCACCGACGAGGCCCGGCCATTATAGCCGATGGGCATATGCGTCCATTGCGGCGGCAAGGCATGCTCCGTCCCGCGGAACAGCGCACCGACATTGAAAGCATGGTTCTTCGAGGCATAGAAATCGGTGAACTCGGCCACCCTGATCGGCAGGTGCAGCCGGGCCTCCGCCATCGCCACCAGCGGCAGCTCTCCTTCGGTTCCTTCGGCCAGCAACGCCGTCAGCCGCGCCCGCACCGCGTCCCAGCGCGCCCGGCCAAGCGCCATGAAGCCGTTCAGCTGCGGTTCCCCGAAGGTACCGCCGGCATCGATCAGCCCGCGCGCCTCGCAGGCGGCCAAGTCAAGGACCATGTCGCCGATGGCCACCCCGCAGCGCGGCGCATCGCCCGCCACGGAAAACACCCCATAGGGCAGGTTGTTCAGGGGGAACGGGCCATCCGCATCATTGGCGCTTTCGACCCGGGACCGCAGCAAAGCCATGCCTTTCTCCGTTTCAGAAATACCCTCGGGGGGGAGCGCCTGCCTGCCCCCGAGGGGGCGGGCAGGCGCCGGGGGGCAGACGCACCCCGCCTTGGGACGCGTCATTTCGTCCCGGGCGTGCCGTCGAACCTCTTCTCCAGCCGATCCCAGACCTCGCCATAGTCCCGCTGCATCGGCGCCTCGCGGGCGGCGAAATCGGTCAGGTGCTGGGGAAAGCGGGTTTCGAACATGAAGCTCATGGTGTGGTCCAGCTTCTCGGGTTTCAGCGCGGCATTGCTCGCGGTCTCGAAGGCGTCGCGGTCGGGGCCGTGCGGCAACATGCAGTTGTGCAGGCTGATGCCGCCCGGCGCGAAGCCCTGCGGCTTGGCGTCGTAGATGCCGTAGATATTGCCCATCAGTTCGGACATGATGTTCTTGTGATACCAGGGCGGGCGAAAGCTGTGCTCGGCCACCAGCCAGCGCTCGCGGAACAGCACGAAATCGATATTCGCCGTCCCCTCCTGCCCCGAGGGTGCGGTCAGCACGGTGAAGATCGACGGATCGGGATGGTCGAACAGGATCGCGCCCACCGGCGCATAGCTGCGCAGATCGTATTTGTACGGGCAGTAATTGCCATGCCAGGCCACCACGTCCAGCGGCGAATGGTCGATCCAGGTGTCATGGAACCGGCCGCACCACTTGATCACCACGCGCGAGCGTGTCTCGCGATCCTCGAAGGCCGCGACCGGGCATTTGAAGTCGCGCGGGTTGGCCAGGCAATTGGCGCCGATGGGGCCGCGGTTCGGCAGGTCGAACTTCTGGCCATAGTTTTCGCAGACGAAGCCGCGGCAGGGGCCTTCCAGCACCTCGACGCGATAGACGAGGCCGCGCGGCAGGATGGCGATCTCCTTCGGCTCCAGGTCGATGACGCCCAGTTCGGTACAGAAGCGCAGCCGACCCTCCTGCGGCACCACCAGCAATTCGCTGTCGGCCGAGAAGAAATATTCGTCCTGCATCGAGCGCGTCACCAGATAGACATGGCTGGCCATGCCGACCTGGATGTTCACGTCGCCGGCGGTGGTCATGGTCCGCATGCCGGTGATCCAGGTCAGCTCCTCGTCCGGCACCGGGATCGGATCCCAGCGATACTGGCCCAGGCTGACGATGTCGTCGCGCAGGTTCGGCGCGGTCTTCCAATAGGGCAATCCGAGCGGCGCAAACCGCCCGGTGTGCTGCACCGACGGCCGGATGCGATAGCACCAGGTCCGCTCGTTCTGGCCGCGCGGCGCGGTGAAGGCGGTGCCGGAAAGCTGTTCGGCGTAAAGCCCATATGCGCATTTCTGCGGGCTGTTCTGGCCCTGCGGCAGGGCGCCGGGCAGCGCCTCGGTCTCGAAATCGTTGCCGAAGCCGGGCATGTAGCCCTCATGCGGGCCGGCGGGGCCGGCGGCGCGGACCATCCCGCGCGGCAGGTCGTGCTGGGTCATCGGTCCTCCCTGCGCAATCTCATTGCATTTGCAATGATTATACCGTTGCAAACGCAACGGTGTCAAGCTGCCGGATCTTGTTGCAGCCGCAATGAATTTCTGCTGTCCTGCCGCCCAGGAGGCACCATGTCATTCGATCTGGACGGATTTCTGCCCTATCGGCTGAATGTCGCGGCGACCCAGGTCAGCCGCCGCTTCGCCGCGCTTTACGCGGCCGAGGCCGGCCTGACCGTTCCCGAATGGCGGGTGCTGGCGCATCTGGACCATTCCGGCGCGGTCAGCGTCCGCGACATCCATGCCCGGGTCAACCTGGACAAGTCGATGGTCAGCCGCGCGGCGACGCGCCTGCAGGAAGCGGGGCTGGTCCGCAAATCCGGCAATGAAACCGACCGCCGGCTGGTGGTGCTGGAGTTGACGGACGAGGGCCGGGCGCTGATGGCCCGCCTGGGCCAGATTGCCGCGGGTTTCCAGGCCGAGCTGCTGGCCGAATTGGGCGACGATGCCGCGGCACTCGACCGCGCCCTGACCCGGCTGGGCGCCCGCGGCCCGACCTGAACCCTTTCCGCCGGCGCCGGCTTGCGGGTTTGCGACATTTCGCGACAAAAAAACCCCGGGGCCGGATTGATGCCCGCGCTCACAAATGCTTGAAGCGGGCCAGCCCGCGCCCAGCCAGCCATCCCCAATCCTTTCCCACAGGAGCAAGCGATGGCGACGCTTTTCCCGCGCCCGGCCACGGGCACCGCACTCTGTCTGCTGATGTCACTGCCGGTTCCCGCCGGGTCCGTTCTGGCGCAGGAGACCAGGACCGGCACGGACGACACGATCATCCTCGACACGGTGGTGATCTCGGCCGAGGAACAGGGCAAGCAGGCGCTTGGCACCTCGACCGTGACCGCCGAGGACCTGGAAAAGACCCCGGTGCGCAACGACGTCTCCGAGATCGTGCGCAAGATGCCCGGCGTGAACCTGACCGGCGCCACGGCGACCGGCCAGCGCGGCAACCAGCGCCAGATCGACATTCGCGGCATGGGGCCGGAAAACACCCTGATCCTGATCGACGGCAAGCCGGTCATGTCCCGCAACGCCGTAAAGATGAGCCGCGGCGGTGAGCGCGACACCCGCGGCGATTCGAATTGG is part of the Paracoccus sp. TOH genome and harbors:
- a CDS encoding VWA domain-containing protein; translation: MTLAFPLALLLLPLPLLVRLLPPLGARGGLRVPGHVFASVSDRSAGRSGLVLAVLAWVALVVALAGPGISRQSPMLPASGRDIVLALDLSGSMAKQDFALDGQPISRLDAVKRVASRFVAARKGDRIGLVIFGERAYFAQPITFDVAAVAQAIDEAQIGISGKATAISDGLGLALRRLAQSRAPTRIVVLLSDGIDTSGQVGAVDAARLAARHGIRIHTIALGPDDLETRPKARDAVDARTLREVAEAAGGTSFRVRGMTDLARMAATLDALEPNPSDRPPLRYWQSLWIWPALLALAALLAMAGRGVWTGAGPGGRGRP
- a CDS encoding VWA domain-containing protein, with the translated sequence MILLRPWWLAALPLLALVAAWLWRRGPEAGGWQTVLPAPMLAGLAALGWLDAGGRLARMLPLAGAAALVLGLSGPALPRDDAPVFAQSDAVLLALDLSASVAGGAQAQGLKDAQAAAAQLIAGLAGRPVGLILYAREAYAAAAPTTDPQVLESLIAVLDPQTLPDKGSNPAAAMALAGQMLAGTERADLVLVSDGGGAGDPAALAEAERLRASGIGLWALTLRGERGLDEAGLRGLALEGLAPATTPQTVIAGLGRSGLATDPMLAGLRYRDLGPLVAALALLPLLIRFRRQS
- the gabT gene encoding 4-aminobutyrate--2-oxoglutarate transaminase, with amino-acid sequence MTSNTDLIARKSAAVAQGVATRGIFATRAENAELWDADGRRFIDFAAGIAVNNTGHRHPRIMAAVARQAESFTHTCFHVAPYEGYVRLAERLNAATPGDFAKKTMLVTTGAEAVENAVKMARAHTGRSGIIAFSGAFHGRTLLGMALTGKVAPYKKGFGAMPAEILHAPFPNAFHGISEADAVQHIERLFASSVDPERIAAMIIEPVQGEGGFNIAPAGFLRALRAICDRHGIVLIGDEVQAGMARTGRMFGFQHSGVVPDLVTMAKGLAGGFPLSAVTGRAEIVDAAPPGGIGGTYAGNPLAVAAAHAVLDVIGEEGLCERAADIGETIRARLAAIAARQGMECIGDVRGLGAMNAFELVTDRASNAPDAALTAAIVAEAETRGLILLSCGTRYNVIRLLPPLTIPQAQLEEALDILEAAIEAAAMRRAAA
- the fahA gene encoding fumarylacetoacetase, whose amino-acid sequence is MALLRSRVESANDADGPFPLNNLPYGVFSVAGDAPRCGVAIGDMVLDLAACEARGLIDAGGTFGEPQLNGFMALGRARWDAVRARLTALLAEGTEGELPLVAMAEARLHLPIRVAEFTDFYASKNHAFNVGALFRGTEHALPPQWTHMPIGYNGRASSVVVSGTPIRRPMGQVRGEAGPEWVPCRRLDLELELGAVVGADSRMGERLGVEAAEAMIFGYVLLNDWSARDVQAWEYQPLGPFQSKALGTTIGAWVVTQAALEPFRCAGAERVNPLLPYLQEARPGLYDLEIGWTLNGQVMGRTNYNVMYYSSAQQLAHHSSSGCPMRVGDLLGSGTISGPAREQTGALLEMTAGGKLPVMVKGTPRTFLEDGDEVGLFAQAQGEGYRIGLGPCTGRILPARA
- the hmgA gene encoding homogentisate 1,2-dioxygenase translates to MTQHDLPRGMVRAAGPAGPHEGYMPGFGNDFETEALPGALPQGQNSPQKCAYGLYAEQLSGTAFTAPRGQNERTWCYRIRPSVQHTGRFAPLGLPYWKTAPNLRDDIVSLGQYRWDPIPVPDEELTWITGMRTMTTAGDVNIQVGMASHVYLVTRSMQDEYFFSADSELLVVPQEGRLRFCTELGVIDLEPKEIAILPRGLVYRVEVLEGPCRGFVCENYGQKFDLPNRGPIGANCLANPRDFKCPVAAFEDRETRSRVVIKWCGRFHDTWIDHSPLDVVAWHGNYCPYKYDLRSYAPVGAILFDHPDPSIFTVLTAPSGQEGTANIDFVLFRERWLVAEHSFRPPWYHKNIMSELMGNIYGIYDAKPQGFAPGGISLHNCMLPHGPDRDAFETASNAALKPEKLDHTMSFMFETRFPQHLTDFAAREAPMQRDYGEVWDRLEKRFDGTPGTK
- a CDS encoding MarR family winged helix-turn-helix transcriptional regulator, with translation MSFDLDGFLPYRLNVAATQVSRRFAALYAAEAGLTVPEWRVLAHLDHSGAVSVRDIHARVNLDKSMVSRAATRLQEAGLVRKSGNETDRRLVVLELTDEGRALMARLGQIAAGFQAELLAELGDDAAALDRALTRLGARGPT